From one Enterobacter kobei genomic stretch:
- the norW gene encoding NADH:flavorubredoxin reductase NorW, with product MNHGIVIIGSGFAARQLVKNIRKQDAQVPVTLIAADSMDEYNKPDLSHVISLGQSAEDLTRQSAGEFAEQFNLRLFPQTRVTEIDPTHHCVKSQQREWFYDKLVLATGASAFVPPVPGSELMLTLNSQQEYLACGATLRDAQRVLIVGGGLIGSELAMDFNRAGKTVTLVDTAASVLASLMPPEVSSRLQHRLTESGVHLLLKSQLLGLESTAGGIQARFDRDRTLEVDAVVAATGLKPQTALASQAGIAVRRGIVVDSQLRTSVGDIYALGDCAEINGKLLPFLQPIQICAMWLAKTLLGQQATLSLPPMLVKVKTPDLPLHLAGETQRGDLHWQIEARPDGMVAKGFEGEKLCAFVVSEDRMKEAFGLLKALNA from the coding sequence ATGAATCACGGTATCGTCATTATTGGTTCGGGCTTCGCCGCCCGACAGCTGGTAAAAAATATCCGCAAACAGGACGCCCAGGTTCCGGTCACGCTGATTGCCGCTGACAGCATGGACGAATACAACAAACCAGACCTCAGCCACGTGATCAGCCTCGGTCAGTCGGCTGAGGATCTCACCCGCCAGTCGGCGGGGGAGTTTGCGGAACAGTTTAATTTGCGTCTGTTCCCGCAGACACGGGTGACGGAAATCGACCCCACCCACCACTGCGTTAAAAGCCAGCAGCGGGAATGGTTTTACGACAAGCTGGTGCTGGCGACAGGGGCCTCGGCCTTTGTCCCGCCGGTGCCGGGCAGCGAGCTGATGCTGACGCTGAACAGTCAGCAGGAATATCTGGCGTGCGGCGCGACCCTGCGCGATGCGCAGCGCGTATTGATCGTCGGCGGCGGGCTGATTGGCTCTGAGCTGGCGATGGATTTTAACCGCGCCGGTAAAACGGTGACGCTGGTGGATACCGCCGCCAGCGTGCTCGCCTCGCTGATGCCGCCGGAAGTGAGCAGCCGCCTGCAACATCGCCTGACGGAGAGCGGCGTGCATCTGCTGCTGAAGTCGCAGCTGCTTGGGCTGGAATCTACCGCCGGGGGCATTCAGGCCCGCTTTGACCGCGATCGTACCCTTGAGGTGGATGCAGTGGTGGCCGCCACCGGCCTGAAACCGCAGACGGCGCTGGCGAGTCAGGCAGGTATTGCCGTCAGACGCGGCATCGTGGTCGACAGCCAGTTACGCACCAGCGTCGGGGATATTTATGCGCTGGGTGACTGCGCGGAGATCAACGGCAAGCTACTGCCGTTCCTGCAACCGATCCAGATCTGCGCGATGTGGCTGGCGAAGACGTTGCTGGGTCAGCAGGCAACATTGTCGCTGCCGCCGATGCTGGTGAAAGTGAAGACGCCGGATCTGCCGCTGCATCTGGCGGGAGAGACGCAGCGCGGGGATCTGCACTGGCAGATCGAAGCGCGCCCGGACGGGATGGTGGCGAAGGGGTTTGAGGGGGAGAAGTTGTGTGCGTTTGTGGTGAGTGAAGACCGGATGAAGGAAGCGTTTGGATTGCTGAAGGCGCTGAACGCGTAA
- the norV gene encoding anaerobic nitric oxide reductase flavorubredoxin translates to MTIHVKNNIHWVGQRDWEVRDFHGTEYKTLRGSSYNSYLIREEKNVLIDTVDHKFSREFVQNLRGEIDLADIDYIIINHAEEDHAGALTELMSCIPDTPIYCTNNAIDSINGHHHHPEWNFNVVKTGDTLDIGNGKQLIFVETPMLHWPDSMMTYMTGDAVLFSNDAFGQHYCDEHLFNDEVDQVELFEQCQRYYANILTPFSRLVTPKITEILGFNLPVDMIATSHGVVWRDNPTQIVELYLKWAADYQEDRITIFYDTMSNNTRMMADAIAQGITEVDPRVAVKIFNVARSDKNDVLTNVFRSKGVLVGTSTMNNVMMPKIAGLVEEITGLRFRNKRASAFGSHGWSGGAVDRLSTRLQDAGFEMSLSLKAKWRPDIDALEICRQHGRDIARQWALTPLPAVVAPAVEPQEESVSAPAAADLGPCMQCSVCQWIYDPATGEPMQDVAPGTPWDEVPDNFLCPECSLGKDVFDVLAVEAK, encoded by the coding sequence ATGACTATTCATGTAAAAAATAATATTCACTGGGTGGGACAACGTGACTGGGAAGTGCGCGATTTTCACGGTACCGAATACAAAACCCTGCGCGGCAGCAGCTATAACAGCTATCTGATCCGCGAAGAGAAAAACGTGCTCATCGACACCGTTGACCACAAATTCAGCCGGGAATTCGTGCAGAACCTGCGCGGTGAAATCGATCTGGCAGATATTGATTACATCATCATCAACCATGCGGAAGAAGACCACGCGGGTGCGCTGACCGAGCTGATGTCCTGCATCCCGGATACGCCGATTTACTGCACCAATAACGCTATTGATTCCATCAACGGGCATCATCATCATCCGGAGTGGAACTTTAACGTGGTGAAAACCGGCGACACGCTGGACATCGGTAACGGCAAACAGCTGATCTTCGTTGAAACCCCGATGCTGCACTGGCCGGACAGCATGATGACCTACATGACCGGCGACGCGGTGCTGTTCAGTAACGATGCCTTCGGTCAGCACTATTGCGATGAACATCTGTTCAATGACGAAGTGGATCAGGTGGAACTGTTTGAGCAGTGCCAGCGTTACTACGCCAACATCCTGACGCCGTTCAGCCGCCTGGTGACGCCAAAAATCACCGAAATCCTCGGGTTCAATCTGCCGGTGGATATGATCGCCACCTCCCATGGCGTGGTATGGCGTGATAACCCGACGCAAATCGTTGAGCTGTACCTGAAATGGGCGGCGGATTATCAGGAAGATCGCATCACCATTTTCTACGACACCATGTCGAACAATACCCGCATGATGGCCGACGCCATCGCCCAGGGCATCACCGAAGTGGACCCCCGCGTGGCGGTGAAAATCTTCAACGTCGCCCGCAGCGATAAAAACGACGTGCTGACCAACGTGTTCCGCTCCAAAGGCGTGCTGGTGGGCACCTCTACCATGAATAACGTGATGATGCCGAAAATCGCCGGGCTGGTGGAAGAGATAACCGGGCTGCGCTTCCGTAATAAACGTGCCAGCGCCTTTGGTTCTCATGGCTGGAGCGGCGGCGCGGTGGATCGCCTGTCCACCCGTTTACAGGATGCCGGTTTTGAAATGTCACTCAGCCTGAAAGCCAAATGGCGTCCGGATATTGATGCGCTGGAAATCTGCCGCCAGCACGGTCGTGATATTGCCCGTCAGTGGGCGCTTACCCCGCTGCCTGCCGTCGTGGCTCCGGCGGTTGAACCGCAGGAGGAAAGCGTCAGCGCCCCTGCCGCCGCTGACCTCGGCCCGTGCATGCAGTGCAGCGTCTGCCAGTGGATCTACGATCCGGCCACCGGCGAACCGATGCAGGATGTCGCCCCTGGCACGCCGTGGGACGAGGTGCCGGACAACTTCCTGTGCCCGGAATGTTCACTCGGTAAAGACGTGTTTGATGTGCTGGCAGTGGAGGCAAAATGA